In Desulfosediminicola ganghwensis, a single window of DNA contains:
- a CDS encoding OmpA family protein produces MKKYWAHFSKVLVVVLALTLAGCAGQNKQTQGTAVGAGVGAGLGAIVGQAIGGSTEATLLGAGIGAALGGVTGNQVGRYMDRQEQDLRQAIAASDAASIRREQDILRATFKSEAFFDYDSATVKSGGISELARVATVLNNYPQTHIQVAGHTDSRGAEEYNKRLSERRATAVKNVLVQQGVDGRRIATIGYGESQPISSDHAMNRRVEVIIIPDANGVAQY; encoded by the coding sequence ATGAAGAAATACTGGGCCCATTTTTCCAAAGTACTCGTTGTAGTACTCGCTCTTACCCTTGCCGGGTGTGCCGGCCAGAACAAACAAACCCAGGGTACAGCAGTCGGTGCCGGCGTTGGCGCCGGGCTTGGTGCCATCGTAGGCCAGGCCATCGGTGGCAGCACTGAAGCTACGCTGCTTGGAGCCGGTATCGGTGCAGCCCTTGGTGGTGTTACCGGAAACCAGGTAGGTCGCTACATGGATCGTCAGGAGCAGGATCTGCGTCAGGCCATCGCGGCTTCTGATGCTGCCAGCATCAGAAGAGAGCAGGACATACTCAGAGCAACCTTCAAGTCTGAGGCCTTCTTCGACTACGATTCGGCCACTGTCAAATCTGGTGGAATTAGCGAACTTGCCAGAGTGGCCACCGTATTGAACAATTATCCACAGACCCACATTCAGGTTGCCGGTCACACTGACTCCCGTGGTGCAGAAGAGTACAACAAGCGCCTCTCTGAAAGACGTGCGACTGCAGTTAAAAATGTCCTCGTTCAGCAGGGTGTTGATGGCAGAAGAATTGCAACCATCGGTTATGGCGAATCACAGCCGATCTCTTCCGATCACGCTATGAACAGGCGCGTTGAAGTCATCATTATTCCCGATGCAAACGGTGTCGCCCAGTACTAG
- a CDS encoding aspartate kinase translates to MRTYNLRVEKIGGTSMARFPEIIDNVILCKEQEIYGRIYTVSAYAGITNELLEHKKSGKPGIYKLFVEQENYPIKLLALRDALFALNEQFVEAGLDLKEANDFIGDRIDLAINILRSMENVLGSGYVSRQEVLLAARELLASLGEMHSAFNSANILKNRGYNTTFVDLSGWEDGRQMTIDDRIKDSFDKIDPFSTICFATGYTKGTEGIMREFDRGYSEVTFSKVAVLLGASEAIIHKEYHLCSGDPLIVGEEEVHPVCNTNYDVADQLADVGMEAIHPKASKPLEINSIPIRVKNAFDPDHPGTTITKEFIAPTSKVEIVTGSASVACLEIHDTRMVGEVGFDLRIMNVFVKHGVSYISKVTNANTIDLIIEEKDCTPRLVAELSDTFETVSTTLVAIVCAIGSNIAQPGIMAKASQALATDGINILAVSQTSRQTNMQFIVHRDQFAQAQRALHNALCK, encoded by the coding sequence ATGAGAACGTATAATCTTCGTGTCGAGAAAATTGGTGGAACATCAATGGCTCGCTTTCCTGAGATCATTGATAATGTCATTCTATGTAAAGAGCAGGAAATTTACGGGCGTATTTACACTGTTTCAGCTTACGCCGGCATAACCAACGAGCTTCTCGAGCACAAGAAAAGCGGAAAACCAGGGATATACAAACTCTTCGTTGAACAGGAAAATTACCCGATCAAACTGCTCGCCCTGCGAGACGCCCTCTTCGCCTTAAACGAGCAGTTCGTTGAAGCTGGCCTGGACCTCAAAGAGGCCAACGACTTCATTGGAGATCGCATAGATCTGGCTATCAATATCCTTCGTTCTATGGAAAATGTTCTCGGTTCCGGATATGTCAGCCGCCAGGAGGTGTTACTCGCTGCACGTGAACTTCTTGCCTCACTCGGCGAGATGCACAGCGCCTTCAACTCAGCAAATATCCTGAAAAACAGAGGTTACAATACTACTTTCGTGGATTTGAGCGGCTGGGAAGATGGCAGACAGATGACCATCGATGACCGCATCAAGGACAGCTTTGATAAAATCGATCCTTTCTCCACCATTTGTTTCGCCACCGGTTACACCAAAGGCACCGAAGGCATTATGCGGGAATTTGATCGGGGTTACTCTGAGGTTACGTTCTCCAAGGTGGCAGTACTTCTTGGAGCCTCAGAGGCGATCATTCATAAAGAATACCATCTCTGTTCCGGCGATCCGCTCATTGTCGGTGAAGAGGAAGTTCACCCGGTCTGCAACACGAACTATGATGTTGCCGACCAGCTGGCCGATGTCGGTATGGAGGCAATTCACCCCAAAGCCTCCAAGCCACTTGAGATCAATTCCATCCCGATCCGGGTAAAAAATGCATTTGACCCGGACCATCCTGGAACAACTATCACCAAAGAGTTCATTGCCCCGACCTCTAAAGTCGAGATAGTTACCGGCTCGGCTTCAGTCGCATGCCTTGAGATTCATGATACCAGAATGGTGGGTGAGGTAGGATTTGATCTCCGCATCATGAATGTTTTCGTCAAACATGGTGTCTCCTATATCAGTAAAGTGACCAATGCCAACACCATTGATCTGATAATTGAGGAAAAAGACTGTACTCCAAGACTCGTTGCCGAACTCAGCGATACCTTTGAAACTGTATCCACCACACTGGTGGCAATAGTATGTGCAATCGGCTCCAATATTGCCCAGCCCGGCATCATGGCCAAAGCATCCCAGGCCCTTGCCACCGATGGTATCAATATACTTGCTGTCTCCCAGACCTCGCGCCAGACCAACATGCAGTTTATCGTGCACCGTGATCAATTCGCGCAGGCACAGCGAGCCCTTCACAATGCTCTCTGCAAGTAA
- a CDS encoding NADH-quinone oxidoreductase subunit D, which yields MTEKICSFFPDVECRQVLDYVEITVLPEKLEETLTKLKNYPDLDFGLLVDITAIDYRDFPDKKDSRFYVVYTLRNWHDSLLVQVRTPVEDPEIGVPTCSNIWSSANWGEREVYDQYGIHFIGHPDLRRILNHWQFEGHPLRKDYDIVKRQVCHETYSMEDEIKARLQSKGVDETTMKDINTEIMFLNLGPSHPATHGAIRIFTALDGESILANVNEIGYLHRGFEKTAEDRTYNQIVPLTDRLNYCSSMMNNIAYVKAVESWMGIEITERAKFMRVVLSEFYRVQDHLVCIAANLVDMGGLTNYWYLYNEKESSYDLISRLTGARLTSSFTRIGGMYRDFYEGWEHDMEAQLKTIEKGVSDSLALVLKNRIVHDRTQGVCVLPKDTALSYGFTGPCLRASGVPFDLRKDNPYYNYESFDFNIPVGSSGDIYDRIMVRFEEIFESIKIIRQAMKYIPEGPVFIDDHSAVLPPKEQVYGNIEGLANHFKLVIEGIKVPKGEWYDSFEAANGELGFHFVSDGSGKPYKLKVRPPCFYIMGGFHEMVEGEMIADAVINLGSINIIGGELDR from the coding sequence GTGACTGAAAAAATCTGCAGTTTTTTTCCGGATGTAGAATGCAGGCAAGTGCTTGACTATGTAGAGATCACCGTTCTTCCGGAAAAGCTTGAGGAAACACTTACTAAACTGAAGAACTATCCTGATCTTGATTTCGGGCTGCTGGTGGATATCACAGCGATCGATTATCGGGATTTTCCTGATAAAAAGGATAGTCGCTTCTATGTCGTGTATACCCTGAGGAACTGGCATGATAGCTTGCTGGTTCAGGTTAGGACTCCGGTTGAGGATCCTGAGATAGGGGTGCCCACTTGCTCAAATATCTGGAGTTCAGCAAACTGGGGGGAACGGGAGGTGTATGATCAGTATGGCATTCATTTCATCGGTCATCCTGATCTGCGCAGAATCCTGAACCACTGGCAATTCGAAGGACATCCATTACGTAAGGATTACGACATCGTCAAAAGGCAGGTCTGCCATGAGACCTACTCCATGGAAGACGAGATCAAGGCGAGGTTGCAATCGAAGGGGGTCGATGAGACCACCATGAAGGATATCAATACCGAGATCATGTTTCTGAATCTCGGACCATCTCACCCCGCGACCCACGGTGCGATCCGCATCTTCACCGCTCTCGATGGTGAGAGTATCCTGGCTAACGTTAACGAGATCGGTTATCTCCACCGTGGCTTCGAAAAGACAGCAGAAGACAGAACGTACAATCAGATAGTGCCGCTGACCGACCGGTTGAATTATTGCTCATCCATGATGAACAATATCGCTTACGTGAAGGCGGTAGAGTCATGGATGGGGATAGAGATTACCGAGCGGGCCAAGTTCATGCGGGTAGTCCTCTCGGAGTTCTACAGGGTACAGGATCACCTGGTCTGTATAGCGGCGAATCTGGTTGATATGGGAGGCCTTACCAACTACTGGTACCTCTACAACGAAAAAGAGTCCTCATATGATCTTATTTCACGTTTGACCGGTGCCCGTCTGACCAGCTCTTTCACAAGGATCGGTGGGATGTATCGCGATTTTTATGAGGGTTGGGAGCATGACATGGAAGCGCAACTGAAGACCATTGAAAAAGGTGTTTCAGATTCGCTGGCGCTGGTACTCAAGAACCGGATCGTCCATGACCGTACCCAGGGCGTCTGTGTCCTGCCGAAAGATACGGCACTCTCCTATGGCTTCACCGGGCCATGCCTGAGAGCGAGCGGTGTGCCATTCGATCTCAGAAAAGATAACCCGTATTACAACTACGAATCTTTCGACTTCAATATTCCGGTGGGCTCCAGCGGTGATATCTACGATCGTATTATGGTCAGATTCGAGGAGATTTTCGAGTCGATAAAAATTATCCGTCAGGCCATGAAATATATTCCTGAAGGGCCTGTCTTCATTGACGATCATTCAGCAGTGCTTCCGCCAAAAGAGCAGGTGTACGGCAATATTGAAGGCCTTGCCAACCACTTCAAACTGGTCATTGAAGGAATCAAAGTACCTAAAGGTGAGTGGTATGACAGCTTTGAGGCTGCTAACGGGGAATTGGGCTTTCACTTTGTTTCCGACGGATCTGGCAAACCCTACAAACTCAAGGTGCGTCCGCCATGTTTTTACATAATGGGTGGATTCCATGAGATGGTCGAAGGCGAGATGATCGCAGACGCCGTAATCAATCTTGGGAGTATCAACATTATTGGCGGGGAGTTAGACAGATGA
- the nuoE gene encoding complex I 24 kDa subunit family protein, translating into MSDRSELITTGKEFTFDEVRDAEFERLVKRYPTRESMILPALWLVQEQAGWISVEAMAYIADRIGTFAAKVYEAATFYTMFNLKPLGKYHICVCRTLSCWLREKQEIVDYLGQEVGVQPGKVSEDGRFSLEEVECLGHCGTAPVVQVNGEFYEEMDVDKIKALLATLE; encoded by the coding sequence ATGAGCGACAGATCAGAGCTGATTACCACAGGAAAGGAGTTCACTTTCGACGAGGTGCGTGACGCCGAGTTTGAGCGGTTGGTCAAGCGCTATCCTACCCGCGAATCGATGATCCTGCCGGCGCTCTGGCTGGTACAGGAACAGGCGGGCTGGATCAGTGTGGAGGCCATGGCCTATATCGCCGACAGGATCGGTACCTTCGCTGCCAAAGTCTATGAGGCTGCGACCTTTTACACCATGTTCAACCTCAAGCCCCTGGGCAAATATCATATCTGCGTTTGCCGTACACTTTCCTGCTGGCTGCGGGAAAAACAGGAGATTGTCGACTATTTGGGTCAGGAAGTTGGGGTGCAGCCGGGCAAGGTGAGTGAGGATGGTCGATTCAGTCTTGAAGAGGTCGAATGTCTTGGTCATTGCGGTACAGCGCCTGTTGTCCAGGTAAACGGAGAGTTTTACGAGGAGATGGATGTGGACAAGATCAAAGCTCTACTGGCCACGCTGGAATAG
- the ndhC gene encoding NADH-quinone oxidoreductase subunit A: MSTELVLSTAVFFGLAIIIPAFMLVTAIFGPRAGGVAKNDPYESGIKNVVGLADQKFSVKFYLLAILFLIFDIEAVFMYPWAVSLRDLGMFGFLEMAVFIVLLLTGLIYILQKGVLNWR; encoded by the coding sequence ATGTCGACAGAACTCGTTTTATCTACAGCAGTATTCTTTGGGTTGGCGATAATTATCCCAGCATTCATGCTTGTTACGGCAATTTTTGGGCCAAGAGCTGGTGGTGTCGCCAAAAATGATCCGTACGAAAGCGGAATCAAGAATGTCGTTGGCCTGGCCGATCAGAAGTTCAGTGTGAAGTTTTATCTGTTGGCCATTCTCTTTCTCATCTTCGATATCGAAGCAGTTTTTATGTATCCGTGGGCGGTAAGTCTCCGTGATCTCGGAATGTTCGGGTTTCTCGAGATGGCTGTGTTCATCGTACTGTTACTTACCGGACTTATTTACATTTTACAGAAAGGGGTGCTCAATTGGCGTTAG
- a CDS encoding plasmid pRiA4b ORF-3 family protein, translating to MTVIQHDFRKKTEQDVSSDTPKVIPGYRLKLELGFSSPPVWRELDLCGSLSLGDLSKIIQICFGWNNEPGHLFLVGKIFYGPRTANGRQDIGDEAKTKLYQLEDVMPFIFTYLHDHGGGWECEITLQEIFTEGVNSRQPVLHDSDRANPPLGIDDIHEYIELLRQIELEPANRRPLLARHDIQPDFDPAHCDNDAINTLLASFNP from the coding sequence ATGACAGTTATCCAGCACGATTTTCGTAAAAAAACTGAACAGGATGTCTCCAGTGACACTCCCAAAGTCATCCCGGGTTACAGACTCAAACTGGAGTTAGGCTTTTCGTCTCCACCTGTCTGGCGGGAATTGGATCTCTGCGGCTCATTATCTCTCGGTGACTTGAGCAAAATAATACAGATCTGTTTCGGCTGGAACAATGAACCGGGCCATCTTTTTCTTGTTGGGAAAATATTTTACGGGCCCCGAACTGCCAATGGCAGGCAAGATATTGGTGACGAAGCCAAGACCAAACTCTATCAACTTGAAGATGTGATGCCTTTCATTTTCACCTATCTGCACGATCACGGCGGGGGCTGGGAATGCGAGATCACCCTGCAGGAAATATTTACCGAAGGTGTTAACTCACGCCAACCGGTGCTGCATGATAGCGATCGTGCCAACCCACCTCTGGGCATAGATGATATTCATGAGTATATTGAACTACTCAGACAAATTGAACTCGAACCTGCTAACCGTAGACCCTTGTTAGCCCGGCACGATATACAGCCCGATTTTGATCCGGCTCATTGCGACAATGACGCGATAAATACGCTGCTGGCGTCATTCAACCCATGA
- a CDS encoding alpha/beta hydrolase: MHYLNPIQIETTPTPDSAVILLHGLGADGNDFAPIIPELQLPDDIGIRFIFPHAPSMPVTINGGFVMPAWYDILEMNIDRKVDHKQLMASAGYIDDLIEEQVKTGIQSERIILAGFSQGGAVAYQCCLSSKRSLGGLLAMSTYFATSDDIQLSEANRNIPIEIHHGTHDPVVPEALGKKAHTLLQQKGYAANYRSYPMEHSLCLEQIQDISAWLQQTLKK; this comes from the coding sequence ATGCACTACCTGAATCCGATCCAGATCGAAACAACTCCCACGCCTGACAGCGCTGTCATCCTGCTGCATGGTCTTGGGGCTGATGGCAATGATTTCGCACCCATTATTCCCGAATTGCAATTACCTGACGACATCGGAATCCGCTTCATCTTCCCTCACGCTCCAAGTATGCCGGTGACTATAAATGGCGGATTTGTCATGCCTGCCTGGTACGACATTCTGGAAATGAACATTGACCGCAAGGTGGATCATAAACAATTAATGGCCTCTGCCGGTTATATCGACGACCTTATTGAAGAACAGGTTAAGACAGGTATCCAGAGTGAAAGAATCATCCTTGCCGGTTTTTCCCAGGGAGGGGCTGTAGCATACCAATGCTGCCTTTCATCCAAACGCTCTCTTGGCGGACTGCTTGCGATGTCCACGTACTTCGCCACCAGTGATGACATTCAACTGAGTGAGGCGAATAGAAACATCCCAATAGAAATACATCACGGCACACATGACCCGGTAGTCCCCGAGGCCCTGGGTAAAAAGGCACATACCCTGCTCCAACAAAAAGGGTATGCTGCAAACTATCGCAGCTATCCCATGGAACACAGCCTGTGCCTCGAACAAATACAGGACATTTCTGCCTGGCTGCAGCAAACTCTGAAGAAATAA
- a CDS encoding NADH-quinone oxidoreductase subunit B → MALGLEAALGETVITTRLDQVVNWGRQYSLWPMVFGTACCAIEFMSAAASQHDISRFGAEVVRFSPRQADLMLVCGTISYKQAPILKRIYDQMPEPKWVVAMGACASSGGIYDNYSTVQGIHNVIPVDVYISGCPPRPEAVLDALIKIQEQIQTESVLEDRHKDYIGILD, encoded by the coding sequence TTGGCGTTAGGATTGGAAGCCGCTCTAGGCGAAACGGTTATTACCACCAGGCTGGATCAGGTTGTCAATTGGGGCCGACAGTATTCACTGTGGCCAATGGTATTTGGTACCGCATGCTGCGCTATCGAGTTTATGAGTGCCGCTGCCAGTCAGCATGATATCTCACGTTTTGGCGCTGAAGTTGTTCGTTTTTCTCCTCGTCAGGCGGATCTCATGCTGGTCTGTGGAACTATCAGCTACAAGCAGGCACCTATCCTCAAGCGAATTTATGATCAGATGCCGGAACCTAAATGGGTAGTGGCAATGGGGGCATGTGCAAGTTCCGGTGGAATATATGACAACTACTCGACAGTACAGGGGATTCATAACGTAATTCCGGTAGATGTGTATATTTCCGGTTGTCCGCCACGGCCAGAGGCCGTGTTGGATGCGTTGATAAAGATCCAGGAGCAGATCCAGACAGAGAGCGTACTGGAAGATCGTCATAAAGATTACATAGGGATCCTAGACTGA
- a CDS encoding DsrE family protein has product MANFLFVLRHNDNEKATRCFQFAKIAHSKGHLVNLFFIDSGVDWAVKTRDGNERTITGDCVNDYLPYLVENEVQVGVCTPCAKNRNLDEAQFHSNMALDGGPHLIDMAAESQVFNF; this is encoded by the coding sequence ATGGCTAATTTTCTGTTTGTTCTGCGCCACAATGACAATGAAAAAGCGACCCGTTGCTTTCAATTCGCAAAGATCGCTCACTCCAAGGGGCATCTGGTAAATCTGTTTTTTATCGATAGCGGTGTCGACTGGGCGGTAAAAACCAGAGACGGAAATGAAAGAACCATCACTGGTGACTGCGTCAACGATTACCTTCCCTATCTTGTCGAAAACGAAGTCCAGGTCGGGGTATGTACCCCATGCGCCAAAAACCGTAACCTGGACGAAGCACAATTTCACTCCAATATGGCACTTGACGGCGGCCCTCACCTCATTGATATGGCAGCCGAATCTCAGGTATTCAACTTTTAA
- the nuoF gene encoding NADH-quinone oxidoreductase subunit NuoF: MEVKILSEKFEIENANLLKVAKEHGAYSTLDKLFSMEPVDVTEEVKKAGLRGRGGAGFPAGVKWGFLPKDTGKPTYLAVNSDESEPATFKDRYILVRDPHMLIEGIIICCWAIGCHDVYIYIRGEYTTQVKVLQAAIDEAYAAGYLGEKVAGQDFRIDVTVHRGAGAYVCGEETALLESIEGKKGQPRSKPPFPAVEGLYGCPTIINNVQTIASLPFIMTNGAEAYSVYGTEKSAGTHLFGISGHVEKPGMYELPLGLPLLEVLEKVAGGVWKGRKLKGVIPGGSSTPVLTAEEAKTVTLDYESMAEHGTMFGSGGIVVLDETVDVVKLVQNLIHFYHHESCGQCTPCREGLGWMKKIIGKLLEGEGTMADIELLRELCDNIEMKTVCVLSAACTMPVRSYLDKFRHEFEAYAKDRVNSAPANVELQRN, translated from the coding sequence ATGGAAGTGAAAATTCTCAGCGAAAAGTTTGAAATTGAAAATGCGAATCTCCTGAAAGTGGCCAAGGAGCATGGTGCCTACTCGACACTGGATAAGCTGTTTTCAATGGAACCTGTCGATGTCACGGAAGAGGTGAAAAAAGCGGGTTTGCGTGGTCGGGGTGGAGCAGGTTTTCCCGCTGGCGTCAAGTGGGGATTTCTCCCCAAAGATACTGGCAAACCGACCTATTTAGCTGTCAACTCCGATGAGTCTGAACCAGCGACCTTTAAGGACAGGTACATCCTCGTTCGTGATCCGCATATGCTGATCGAGGGGATCATCATCTGCTGCTGGGCCATTGGTTGTCACGACGTTTATATCTACATCCGCGGTGAATATACCACCCAGGTCAAGGTGTTGCAGGCTGCAATCGATGAGGCGTATGCGGCTGGCTATCTGGGAGAAAAAGTCGCTGGTCAGGATTTCAGAATCGACGTTACGGTTCATCGTGGTGCAGGCGCCTATGTTTGTGGTGAAGAGACTGCGCTGCTGGAGTCAATCGAGGGCAAGAAAGGACAACCCAGGTCAAAACCGCCTTTTCCGGCGGTGGAAGGACTCTATGGTTGCCCGACTATCATCAATAATGTGCAGACCATCGCCAGCCTGCCTTTCATCATGACCAATGGTGCGGAGGCATATAGCGTCTACGGTACCGAGAAAAGCGCGGGAACACACCTGTTCGGCATATCGGGACACGTTGAAAAGCCCGGGATGTACGAGTTGCCGCTTGGGCTGCCATTGCTGGAGGTCCTCGAAAAGGTTGCCGGTGGTGTCTGGAAGGGACGCAAGCTGAAGGGTGTTATCCCTGGTGGAAGCTCAACACCGGTGTTGACCGCTGAAGAAGCCAAAACAGTAACGCTTGATTACGAGTCCATGGCGGAACATGGCACCATGTTCGGTTCCGGCGGTATCGTGGTCCTCGATGAGACTGTGGATGTGGTCAAACTGGTGCAGAATCTCATCCACTTCTATCACCATGAGTCCTGCGGTCAGTGTACACCCTGTCGTGAGGGGCTCGGCTGGATGAAGAAGATCATCGGGAAGTTGCTGGAAGGCGAGGGTACCATGGCGGATATAGAGCTGCTCAGGGAACTCTGCGACAACATTGAGATGAAAACCGTCTGTGTACTTTCGGCTGCCTGTACCATGCCGGTGCGCAGTTATCTGGATAAGTTCCGGCATGAGTTTGAGGCATACGCGAAAGACAGAGTGAATAGTGCACCTGCAAATGTCGAGCTGCAACGGAATTAG
- a CDS encoding ParA family protein, translated as MAIFSFVQTKGGTGKTTLSLGVACSRAFKKEFGQVALVELDTQGTLADWIGERIANKRKMKNLSYFQLAGLDLDALTNKLQKIIEEHEAVILDVPGESIGGFATKLALNLSDLVLVPMRTSTNDEASFGRNLWPVIQEGLQINRADFAIIPTFVHPQSNVDNVRSYFVSIMPDQVSCLKSVLPSRSTFENFNRDGMTLEEYCSSVRKNNRQFKQAQNAAKDIEKIALEIIAHNQGA; from the coding sequence ATGGCAATTTTTTCTTTCGTGCAGACCAAGGGTGGAACAGGTAAAACCACACTCTCTCTGGGTGTAGCCTGTTCCAGGGCTTTCAAAAAAGAGTTCGGCCAGGTTGCCCTCGTAGAACTCGACACTCAGGGGACTCTGGCAGACTGGATAGGCGAACGCATCGCGAATAAGCGTAAGATGAAAAACCTCTCCTACTTCCAGCTGGCCGGGCTTGATCTTGATGCCCTGACAAACAAGCTGCAGAAAATTATCGAAGAGCATGAAGCGGTTATTCTCGATGTACCTGGTGAATCAATCGGCGGGTTTGCCACCAAGCTCGCACTCAACCTCTCTGATCTGGTGCTGGTGCCAATGCGAACCTCCACCAACGATGAAGCAAGCTTCGGTAGAAATCTCTGGCCTGTGATCCAGGAAGGGTTGCAGATCAACAGAGCTGACTTTGCAATAATACCAACATTTGTGCACCCCCAATCTAACGTTGATAATGTGCGGAGCTATTTTGTCAGTATCATGCCAGACCAGGTTTCATGTCTGAAATCAGTTCTCCCAAGCAGGTCGACCTTTGAGAATTTCAACAGGGACGGCATGACACTTGAAGAGTATTGCAGCAGCGTCAGGAAAAACAATCGGCAGTTCAAACAGGCCCAAAACGCAGCCAAAGACATAGAAAAAATTGCCCTAGAAATCATAGCCCACAACCAGGGAGCATAG
- a CDS encoding lytic murein transglycosylase: protein MQRLRYVLLALLYTVGLTVNAVAADDNNQTMENFQSWLAGFKTEAIGQGVDEATWNLAFESIDEPDMKVLERAAYQPEFVQEVWQYLDRRITPAVIERGRSLAEEHMATFALLERQFGISRYVLLAIWSMESNYGAVLQRKEILHYIPQALATLAWGDERRSGFAQSQLITALKILQAGDIDRDGMLGSWAGAMGHTQFIPTSYESYAVDIDGNGKRDIWNSVPDALGTAANLLAKNGWRAGKTWGYEVILPKGIGQYADQTKTLAEWAELGVVRPAGKQFPRPGDSGVLKIFAGENGPGFLMIKNFYVIKRYNNSDSYALAVGLLADNIAGYGGMSKEWPRMKNDLTAEERLEIQRLLREKGLYEGELDGFLGRGSRSAIRQFEIQTGLQVNGLPSRNVLEALRR from the coding sequence ATGCAACGACTTCGATATGTGCTTTTAGCACTGCTATATACTGTTGGCTTGACTGTTAATGCGGTTGCTGCCGACGACAACAACCAGACTATGGAAAACTTCCAGTCCTGGCTTGCCGGCTTTAAAACAGAAGCCATTGGCCAGGGTGTGGATGAAGCAACCTGGAACCTGGCCTTTGAGAGTATCGATGAACCCGACATGAAGGTTCTCGAGAGAGCGGCGTATCAGCCGGAGTTTGTCCAGGAAGTCTGGCAGTATCTCGACAGGAGGATAACTCCAGCCGTGATTGAACGAGGTCGCAGTCTGGCTGAAGAGCATATGGCCACCTTTGCTCTTTTAGAGCGGCAATTTGGCATTAGCCGTTATGTGCTGCTGGCTATCTGGTCTATGGAGTCGAACTACGGGGCTGTACTACAACGGAAAGAAATTCTTCACTATATTCCTCAGGCATTGGCAACGCTGGCCTGGGGGGATGAGAGAAGGAGCGGGTTCGCTCAGTCTCAATTGATTACAGCCTTGAAAATACTGCAAGCCGGGGATATTGATCGTGATGGTATGCTCGGATCATGGGCCGGGGCCATGGGACATACCCAATTTATTCCGACCAGCTATGAGTCCTATGCGGTCGATATCGACGGCAATGGAAAAAGAGATATTTGGAATTCTGTGCCGGACGCATTAGGAACAGCAGCCAATCTGCTTGCCAAAAATGGCTGGCGTGCAGGAAAGACCTGGGGGTATGAGGTCATCTTACCAAAAGGTATAGGCCAGTATGCCGATCAGACAAAAACTTTGGCCGAATGGGCTGAACTTGGAGTAGTTCGACCGGCTGGAAAACAGTTCCCCCGGCCGGGAGATAGTGGAGTTTTAAAAATATTTGCCGGAGAAAATGGTCCAGGTTTTCTCATGATCAAAAACTTTTATGTAATTAAACGGTATAACAACTCAGACAGTTACGCGCTGGCGGTGGGACTCCTGGCAGACAATATTGCAGGCTATGGTGGGATGTCGAAGGAATGGCCCCGTATGAAGAATGATCTCACTGCTGAAGAGCGGCTTGAGATTCAGCGCCTGTTACGTGAGAAAGGGCTGTATGAGGGAGAACTGGATGGTTTTCTCGGTCGTGGTTCCAGATCTGCAATTCGCCAATTCGAAATCCAGACGGGGCTCCAGGTCAATGGTTTGCCGAGTCGTAATGTCCTGGAGGCATTACGGCGCTAA
- a CDS encoding H-NS family nucleoid-associated regulatory protein, with amino-acid sequence MEEFIKVITHARRFKSATKEMTIEQLEEIKAKLDKIIEDRLEQEEEFKRADAERLEKIAKYREMMAADGIKLDDLVTDAPVKKGKRAPRPPKYEIMNEAGERITWTGQGRMPNVFKARVDAGESLENFLIK; translated from the coding sequence ATGGAAGAATTCATCAAAGTTATAACCCACGCACGTCGTTTCAAAAGTGCAACCAAAGAAATGACAATCGAGCAACTTGAAGAAATTAAAGCCAAGCTTGATAAGATCATCGAAGACAGATTGGAGCAGGAAGAAGAGTTTAAACGTGCCGATGCAGAGCGTCTTGAAAAAATTGCGAAATATCGGGAGATGATGGCAGCCGATGGCATTAAATTAGATGATCTGGTAACCGACGCACCAGTCAAGAAAGGTAAAAGAGCACCAAGACCACCTAAATACGAGATCATGAATGAAGCAGGTGAGCGTATTACCTGGACAGGTCAAGGTCGCATGCCAAATGTCTTTAAAGCACGCGTAGACGCAGGTGAGTCCCTGGAGAACTTCCTGATCAAATAA